Proteins co-encoded in one Amaranthus tricolor cultivar Red isolate AtriRed21 chromosome 7, ASM2621246v1, whole genome shotgun sequence genomic window:
- the LOC130818680 gene encoding uncharacterized protein LOC130818680, whose product MIIKRAILEAFRGTISDDITIAKAFLTDIEKRSVKNEKAEIGTILTNLISMRYKGNGNIREYIMEMSHLASKLKILNLEISEDLIVYLVLISLPARRGRLKLDKTESAHLTFISKSKRKRPQKKEAVDKDSQKKQHEIRYL is encoded by the exons ATGATTATCAAAAGGGCTATTCTTGAAGCATTCAGGGGTACAATATCTGATGACATAACTATAGCTAAAGCTTTCCTTACAGATATTGAAAAGAGGTCAGTCAAAAATGAAAAGGCTGAAATTGGTACAATTTTGACGAACTTAATTTCAATGAGATATAAAGGTAATGGTAATATCAGGGAGTACATAATGGAAATGTCTCATCTAGCTTCAAAACTAAAGATACTGAACCTAGAAATTTCTGAGGATCTAATAGTGTACTTGGTTTTGATATCTCTTCCTGCAA GAAGAGGAAGGTTAAAGCTAGATAAGACTGAAAGTGCTCATCTTACCTTTATCTCGAAATCTAAAAGGAAAAGACCACAAAAGAAAGAAGCTGTAGATAAGGATTCTCAAAAGAAACAACATGAAATCAG ATACTTATAA
- the LOC130817736 gene encoding uncharacterized protein LOC130817736: MSEAFNGVMKGARSLLITSLVRMTFFRVNEYFATTRDLGRNRLDNGHVYAKKPTDTIDKNADKARFHDVRIYDTVRGIFEVTTGCGNRIAGKGGKSYMVDLTVTSCSCQKPTIFKLPCSHVLAVCRARNISYDAFVDPSFRTTKYVLTYKKTFMLVPDMFTCDPWNGPTVVPDPSTKRGKGHPRSTRIRNEMDAPLTCPRNTCSFCGFSGHNKKTCPRRSTNDHGDAGPSLSISAYASGNIQEHSCVGGLHCPIGYSSALPGEYVTLGGG, encoded by the exons ATGTCGGAAGCGTTCAATGGCGTAATGAAGGGGGCCAGGTCACTCCTAATCACTTCATTGGTTAGGATGACATTCTTCCGGGTTAACGAATACTTTGCCACAACGAGGGATTTAGGGAGAAACAGATTAGACAATGGACATGTGTATGCCAAGAAACCAACTGatacgattgataagaatgctgacaaagcacgctttcatgatgttaggatatatgacacagtgcgagggatatttgaggtcaccactggttgtggcaacaggatagcaggaaaaggtggaaaatcctacatggttgacctcacagTAACATCATGCTCCTGTCAGAAACCAACCATCTTCAAGTTACCGTGttcacatgttcttgcagtatgtcgagctcgtaacatatcgtacgatgcttttgtggacccttcgtttcgcactacaaaatacgtatTGACATATAAGAAGACTTTCATGCTTgttccagacatgttcaccTGCGATCCTTGGAACGGtcctacagttgttccagatccctcaacgaagcgtggaaagggtcatccgcgatcaactcgtatacggaacgaaatggatgcaccgtTGACGTGTCCTCGTAACACGTGTAGCTTTTGTGgatttagtggtcataataagaaaacatgccctcgaaggtcaacaaa cgatcatggcgatgccgggcctagtttatccatcagtgcttacgcttcaggcaACATACAGGAGCatagctgcgtgggagggctccactgcccaatcggttactcgtcagcactaccaggcgagtacgttaCATTGGGAGGTGGATAA
- the LOC130817783 gene encoding proton pump-interactor 1-like: MGTEVVGSELPKMNGKVKSKLNEQEAGTINSSEGITFGSHGVDELQVKGEEDNVSSTNISKDNAADAWAEVQCHYFWFVKHRPLEDANLKAKIDNTEKEIQKYQQQISKLFEDIRVKSSEKSELFGEMNVLKNENNQYREFISEKRKEMKPLQTALGTLRGGGSGGEKGFSICSSEEELNQIIRSLDYRIQHESLMLKEEKQLLREIKEWEATRPKVIASSAERAKIQESLGQKEAILDQVKLLGTDVDEVRKQQAAIKAKRDRLSPQLDAVNSQLDALRSNLDIAKKRKAAAVQTMKELREQRDKANAHFYNEYRPMFTNAKEIAVKKDVKALEELCSAEVEKFMSQWNSSKAFRNDYEKRILRSLDYRQMSRDGRIRNFDEKPLVTDSPRPEPDVAAKANIQQQKDVPNNTSKVEDLHAARVQKESKKGNKEQKSVSERTVEEEDIFVVEKPKKDVQKVNEKDVAKLREKMKEEEKEKQKQALERKKKLQEKAAAKAAARAQKEAEKKQKEREKKLRKKEATLQPNTEEQPTEKSETDEPKNSENVEEAIETPAPAKAKVQQNPLKHRKPIKTRVGPPKGILKKKKSDNYLLWGSAAAAAVAVLLLLVLGYKYFL, from the exons ATGGGTACTGAAGTTGTAGGATCTGAATTGCCCAAGATGAATGGTAAAGTGAAATCTAAATTGAATGAGCAAGAAGCTGGGACTATCAATTCTTCTGAGGGTATTACGTTTGGCTCGCATGGGGTCGATGAACTTCAAGTCAAAGGCGAGGAAGACAATGTCTCGAGTACGAACATATCTAAGGATAATGCTGCTGATGCATGGGCTGAGGTGCAATGCCATTACTTTTGGTTTGTCAAGCATCGCCCTTTGGAGGACGCGAACTTGAAGGCGAAAATTGACAATACtgagaaagaaattcaaaagtATCAACAGCAGATTAGCAAATTATTTGAGGATATCAGGGTTAAATCG TCGGAGAAAAGTGAGCTGTTCGGTGAGATGAATGTTTTGAAAAATGAGAATAATCAATACCGAGAATTCATCTCCGAAAAAAGGAAAGAGATGAAGCCATTGCAGACTGCTTTGGGCACCTTGCGTGGTGGTGGCAGTGGTGGAGAGAAGGGATTTAGCATATGTTCGAGTGAGGAGGAACTTAATCAGATT ATCCGAAGTTTGGATTATCGAATTCAACATGAAAGTTTGATGTTGAAGGAGGAGAAACAACTTCTTAGGGAAATTAAAGAATGGGAGGCAACACGGCCTAAGGTTATTGCAAGTAGTGCTGAAAGGGCGAAGATTCAGGAATCGTTGGGGCAGAAAGAAGCTATCCTCGATCAGGTCAAG cttTTAGGTACTGACGTGGACGAGGTGCGGAAGCAGCAGGCTGCAATAAAAGCAAAACGAGATCGTTTGAGCCCACAATTGGATGCAGTAAACTCTCAGCTTGATGCTCTAAGAAGCAATTTGGATATTGCCAAGAAAAGGAAGGCGGCAGCAGTTCAAACAATGAAAGAACTAAGGGAACAACGAGATAAAGCG AATGCGcatttttataatgaatatCGACCCATGTTCACCAATGCGAAGGAGATTGCAGTGAAGAAGGATGTGAAGGCTCTTGAGGAACTTTGTTCTGCTGAG GTTGAGAAGTTTATGTCCCAATGGAATAGCAGCAAGGCTTTTAGGAATGATTACGAGAAGAGAATCTTAAGATCGTTGGATTATCGGCAAATGAGTAGAGATGGACGAATCAGGAATTTCGATGAGAAGCCATTGGTGACGGATTCGCCACGACCTGAGCCAGATGTGGCAGCTAAAGCAAACATCCAACAGCAGAAAGACGTTCCGAATAATACTTCAAAAGTAGAAGATTTGCATGCGGCGAGGGTTCAAAAAGAATCGAAAAAAGGAAATAAGGAGCAAAAATCTGTTTCGGAACGAACGGTGGAGGAAGAGGATATTTTTGTGGTAGAAAAACCAAAGAAGGATGTCCAAAAAGTTAACGAAAAAGACGTAGCGAAATTGAGGGAGAAgatgaaggaagaagaaaaggaaaaacaaaaacaggcgttagagagaaagaaaaagctGCAAGAGAAAGCTGCGGCTAAGGCTGCTGCTAGAGCTCAAAAAGAAGCCGAAAAGAAGCAAAAG GAGCGTGAAAAGAAACTAAGGAAGAAAGAAGCCACTTTGCAGCCAAACACAGAAGAACAACCAACTGAAAAATCTGAAACCGATGAACCCAAGAATTCTGAGAATGTGGAAGAGGCCATTGAAACTCCTGCGCCCGCTAAAGCCAAGGTGCAGCAGAACCCGCTGAAGCACAGGAAACCCATAAAAACTCGAGTTGGTCCCCCGAAAGGTATACTCAAAAAGAAAAAGTCAGATAATTATTTACTTTGGGGATCTGCGGCTGCTGCTGCAGTGGCAGTTCTGTTGCTTCTTGTTCTTGGTTACAAGTACTTCCTCTGA
- the LOC130818036 gene encoding beta-glucuronosyltransferase GlcAT14B-like → MKAFEGISLNIERRWAFPLVISSVICVFLIATFFNMSLLSSIHTINALISHYSRSSLNQTNPLFVESVLFQPPPPPSAPPLPRFAYLIAGSKGDSRKLWRTLQALYHPRNQYIVHLDLESPPEERLDLAALIDSDPLFVSVGNVHMITKANIVTYRGPTMVSNTLHACAILLKKYNDWDWFINLSASDYPLVTQDDLIYTFSKIDRKLNFIDHTGRLGWKEGARAMPLYIDPGLYSSKKSDIFRVQPRRNLPTSFKLFTGSAWMALSHDFVEYLIWGWDNLPRTMLMYYTNFVSSPEGYFHTVICNAPEFAKTVVNHDLHYISWDSPPKQHPHTLTLNDTNKMIASNAPFARKFKQDDPALDKIDRELLGRVNVSVTPGKWCGGKPRCSEVKNPDKVKPGPGAERLARLMSKIVSAEAFQRRQCK, encoded by the exons ATGAAAGCTTTTGAAGGAATTTCATTAAACATAGAGAGGAGATGGGCATTTCCTCTTGTGATAAGTTCTGTAATATGTGTATTTCTCATAGCTACATTCTTCAATATGAGTCTACTTTCTTCAATCCATACTATAAATGCCCTCATATCACACTATTCTAGATCATCCTTGAACCAAACAAATCCTTTATTTGTAGAATCAGTACTATTTCAGCCTCCCCCTCCACCTTCTGCACCCCCGCTCCCTCGTTTTGCATATTTGATTGCGGGGTCTAAGGGCGATTCGCGTAAGCTATGGAGGACATTGCAGGCATTGTATCATCCAAGAAACCAGTATATAGTTCACTTGGATTTAGAGTCCCCACCAGAGGAAAGATTGGATCTTGCTGCACTAATTGATAGTGATCCATTGTTTGTTAGTGTTGGGAATGTACACATGATAACAAAAGCAAATATTGTGACTTATAGAGGACCTACTATGGTTTCCAATACACTACATGCTTGTGCTatccttctcaagaaatataaTGATTGGGATTGGTTTATCAATCTCAGTGCTTCTGATTATCCTTTAGTCACCCAAGATG ATCTTATATATACGTTTTCGAAGATAGACAGGAAGCTGAACTTTATCGATCATACTGGCCGGTTAGGTTGGAAGGA GGGTGCAAGGGCTATGCCATTGTACATAGACCCGGGACTTTACTCATCAAAAAAATCGGATATATTTCGGGTTCAACCAAGGAGAAATTTACCTACATCGTTTAAGTTGTTTACTG GTTCGGCATGGATGGCTCTTTCACATGATTTCGTGGAATACTTGATTTGGGGATGGGATAACTTACCTAGAACGATGCTTATGTACTACACAAACTTCGTATCCTCTCCCGAAGGCTACTTCCATACTGTCATCTGCAATGCACCCGAGTTTGCTAAAACCGTTGTTAATCACGACCTTCACTATATTTCCTGGGATTCACCACCCAAACAGCACCCGCACACTCTCACTTTGAACGACACCAATAAGATGATTGCCAGCAACGCCCCATTTGCTCGGAAATTCAAGCAAGATGATCCTGCATTGGATAAAATTGATCGAGAACTTCTTGGCCGGGTGAATGTGAGTGTTACTCCTGGCAAGTGGTGTGGCGGTAAACCACGCTGTAGCGAAGTTAAAAACCCCGACAAGGTTAAACCAGGTCCTGGTGCTGAAAGGCTCGCTCGACTTATGTCAAAAATAGTTTCCGCAGAAGCATTTCAGAGAAGACAATGTAAATAG
- the LOC130818241 gene encoding dynamin-related protein 5A-like, with amino-acid sequence MATPITPTKNASKPSSSSTTIPFQSSKRQHQQISQSPNYTSSMSSNKEFKSRFEAYNRLQAAAVAFGENLPIPEIVAIGGQSDGKSSLLEALLGFRFNVREVEMGTRRPLILQMVHDSSALEPQCRFQDEDTEEYGSPISLASTIADTIKSRTKSLLKKTNTAVSSKPIVMRVEYAYCPNLTIIDTPGFVLKAKMGEPDNTPDEILSMVKSLASPPHRILLFLQQSSVEWCSSLWLDAIRDIDPTFRRTIIVVSKFDNRLKEFSDRWEVDRYLSASGYLGDNIRPFYVALPKDRNTISNDEFRRQISQVDSEVLRHLREGVNGGFDEEKFRPFIGFRSVREFLESELQKRYKEAAPATLALLEQRCCEVASELAKVESMIQATSDVALLRRSAMLHTASISSHVGSLIDGAADPPPEQWGKTTEEERLHSGIGGWPGVTSDIKPANSTLRLYGGAAFERVLHEFQCAAYSIDCPQVSREKVANILLAHAGRGGNRGTTEAAAEIARTAARSWLAPLLDTACDRLAFVLVNLFDLANERNHCHNSDYGKNTGGMDGYVGFHAALRHSFNMFIKDLAKQCKQLVRLHLDSVTSPYSLACYESHVHGGFRNSHRQVSPASLFPDLSDSAKAFQDEAVANQENIPPENNEQETTPGKVPDGREVLRESQMTVPETPSPDQPGDLVYGLLKKEKGNLIEVGARKRHPRISANRIHNGTSLYGSWDTGSRSSSAYADICSSASLHFARIREILVEKSVTTALNSGFLTPCREKLMVSLVMDLLAVNDEKFMDMFVAPGAIDILQNERQSLQKRQNSLQSCLDEFKSVAMTL; translated from the exons ATGGCGACTCCAATTACACCCACAAAAAACGCATCcaaaccatcatcatcatcaacaacaatacctTTCCAATCCTCCAAAAGACAACACCAGCAAATCTCTCAAAGCCCTAATTATACCTCTTCAATGTCATCAAATAAGGAGTTTAAATCCAGATTTGAAGCCTACAACCGCTTACAAGCTGCTGCAGTTGCTTTCGGGGAAAATCTACCAATACCTGAGATCGTTGCCATTGGTGGACAATCTGATGGAAAAAGTTCTCTTCTCGAAGCCCTTCTAGGGTTTCGATTTAATGTACGGGAAGTAGAAATGGGTACTCGGAGACCTTTGATTCTTCAAATGGTTCATGATTCTTCCGCTTTAGAGCCTCAATGCCGTTTTCAG GATGAGGATACCGAAGAATATGGGAGCCCCATTTCATTGGCATCTACCATCGCAGATACGATTAAATCACGTACTAAGTCGCTTCTGAAAAAGACCAATACAGCAGTTTCTTCCAAGCCTATAGTTATGAGAGTTGAATATGCTTACTGTCCAAATTTGACTATAATCGATACCCCAGGCTTTGTTCTAAAG GCTAAAATGGGAGAGCCAGACAATACACCTGACGAAATTTTATCAATGGTCAAGTCACTGGCAAGTCCACCCCATCGAATTCTCTTGTTCCTTCAGCAAAGTAGTGTTGAATGGTGCTCATCGTTGTGGCTTGATGCGATTCGTGACATCGATCCAACTTTCAGACGAACAATAATTGTTGTCTCAAAGTTTGATAATCGGCTCAAG GAATTCAGTGATCGCTGGGAGGTTGATCGGTACTTAAGTGCAAGTGGTTACTTGGGAGACAATATAAGGCCCTTTTATGTTGCCCTTCCCAAGGACAgaaacacaatttctaatgatGAGTTTCGGCGTCAGATATCTCAAGTTGACTCTGAAGTTTTGCGCCATCTTCGTGAAGGAGTTAATGGAGGTTTTGATGAAGAAAAGTTTCGCCCCTTTATTGGATTTCGTTCTGTTAGGGAATTCTTAGAGTCTGAACTTCAGAAACGATACAAGGAGGCTGCCCCAGCAACACTAGCATTGCTTGAACAGCGTTGCTGTGAAGTTGCTTCCGAGCTGGCTAAAGTGGAATCAATGATACAAGCAACTTCTGATGTtgcccttctcagaagatctgCAATGTTACACACTGCTTCTATAAGCAGTCACGTG GGATCATTAATTGATGGAGCAGCTGATCCACCCCCTGAGCAATGGGGTAAAACAACTGAGGAGGAACGATTGCACAGTGGTATTGGTGGTTGGCCTGGTGTTACTTCAGACATTAAACCTGCAAATTCTACCTTGCGGCTCTACGGAGGAGCTGCTTTTGAAAGAGTCCTGCATGAATTTCAATGTGCTGCATATTCCATTGATTGTCCTCAAGTATCCAGGGAAAAG GTGGCCAATATTTTGCTTGCCCATGCTGGTCGTGGAGGAAATAGAGGTACAACAGAGGCAGCTGCTGAGATTGCTCGTACTGCTGCCAGATCATGGCTCGCGCCCCTGCTTGACACTGCCTGTGATCGACTTGCATTTGTTTTGGTGAATCTTTTTGACCTTGCAAATGAGCGAAATCACTGCCACAATTCGGACT ATGGGAAGAACACAGGAGGCATGGATGGTTATGTTGGCTTCCATGCTGCTTTGCGGCACTCATTCAATATGTTCATCAAAGATCTTGCAAAACAGTGCAAACAGCTAGTGCGGCTTCACCTTGATTCAGTGACAAGTCCATATTCTCTCGCCTGCTATGAAAGTCATGTCCATGGAGGCTTTCGTAATTCACACAGACAAGTTTCTCCAGCATCACTTTTTCCTGATCTTTCTGACAGTGCTAAAGCTTTCCAAGATGAAGCGGTAGCTAATCAAGAGAATATTCCTCCAGAAAACAATGAACAGGAAACTACACCAGGCAAGGTTCCAGATGGCAGAGAGGTTCTTCGAGAAAGCCAGATGACAGTGCCTGAGACCCCATCACCCGATCAGCCAGGCGACTTAGTTTATGGTTTATTAAAGAAAGAGAAAGGAAATTTAATTGAAGTTGGAGCAAGGAAACGGCACCCTAGAATATCAGCCAACAGAATACATAATGGCACTAGTCTCTATGGAAGTTGGGATACTGGTTCAAGATCAAGTTCTGCTTATGCTGACATTTGCTCATCTGCTTCTCTGCACTTTGCTCGTATACGTGAAATTCTGGTCGAGAAAAGTGTGACAACAGCACTAAATTCCGGGTTTTTGACTCCTTG TCGAGAAAAGCTAATGGTATCACTCGTGATGGATCTATTAGCtgtaaacgatgaaaaattcaTGGATATGTTTGTTGCACCCGGTGCAATTGATATCCTGCAAAATGAAAGACAGTCCTTACAAAAGCGGCAAAACAGTCTCCAATCTTGCTTGGATGAGTTCAAGAGTGTTGCTATGACACTCTGA
- the LOC130817676 gene encoding uncharacterized protein LOC130817676, with amino-acid sequence MKNRGKRGVELEPYINNGDYENFPEFPCRKHPPSSSSGGICAYCLNDRLSQLICPDCGEQRISSSCSCSDVGRISLLLENVPKMDPRSAESGKFWKIGKLFGKKREKPNRKTLNPNQINAETRDFNRISRSRSVCSFRRFHTTEDNKNGDFPNSSSAARVSSVSTGNFIIDSAKRSCFSESEARISNFEFVNSDDQAYIDLKLHDISSSSSDYSRVPVPDLAAMRRSGFGLSTKDFEFRGDVNFEMFNNGGRSCRISSVGDGDLRKCRRSSKVWKWFFRHQQNHQTGSDKFDYHDFNL; translated from the coding sequence ATGAAAAACAGGGGAAAAAGAGGGGTAGAACTAGAACCATATATCAACAATGGTGATTATGAAAATTTTCCAGAATTTCCATGCAGAAAACACCCACCTTCATCTTCTTCAGGTGGGATTTGTGCTTACTGTCTTAATGATCGATTATCTCAACTAATTTGCCCAGATTGTGGCGAACAAAgaatttcttcttcttgttcttgctCTGATGTGGGAAGAATCTCATTATTGCTTGAAAATGTACCCAAAATGGACCCAAGATCAGCAGAATCAGGGAAGTTTTGGAAGATTGGTAAACTATTCgggaaaaaaagagaaaaacccAATcgcaaaaccctaaaccctaatcaaATCAACGCAGAAACTCGTGATTTTAATAGGATTTCAAGATCAAGATCAGTATGCAGTTTCCGAAGATTCCATACAACAGAAGATAATAAAAATGGGGATTTCCCCAATTCTTCATCAGCTGCAAGAGTTTCAAGTGTAAGCACAGGAAATTTCATCATAGATTCAGCAAAAAGAAGTTGTTTCAGTGAATCTGAAGCAAGAATTAGCAACTTTGAATTTGTGAATAGTGATGATCAAGCTTATATTGATTTGAAACTACAtgatatatcatcatcatcatcagattaCTCAAGAGTTCCTGTACCTGATCTTGCTGCTATGAGGAGGAGTGGGTTTGGATTATCTACCAAAGATTTCGAGTTTCGAGGCGATGTGAATTTCGAGATGTTTAACAATGGCGGAAGATCTTGTAGGATTAGTAGTGTTGGTGATGGAGATTTAAGGAAGTGCAGAAGAAGTTCTAAGGTCTGGAAATGGTTTTTTAGGCATCAGCAGAATCATCAGACTGGTTCTgataaatttgattatcatgattttaacttataa